A genome region from Lucilia cuprina isolate Lc7/37 chromosome 3, ASM2204524v1, whole genome shotgun sequence includes the following:
- the LOC124419078 gene encoding uncharacterized protein LOC124419078: protein MSNGQLYLVGGIGYNDHLNELTSLTDIDAFNGEQHKWEYVGDLNLARHGHDVATLNDHCIVVIGGVSTFEKCTLNKVETFCTKTRKSLKNLPDLPWPVSGCAAVTID, encoded by the exons atgtcaaACGGGCAATTGTATTTGGTGGGTGGTATTGGTTATAATGACCACCTCAATGAGCTGACATCCTTGACGGATATTGATGCGTTTAATGGGGAACAACATAAATGGGAATATGTTGGTGACCTTAATTTAGCCAG ACATGGTCATGATGTTGCCACACTTAATGATCattgtattgttgttattggtgGAGTGTCAACATTTGAGAAATGTACTTTAAATAAAGTGGAAACATTTTGCACAAAAACACGCAAGTCTCTTAAGAATCTACCGGATTTACCATGGCCAGTGTCCGGATGTGCGGCAGTAACAATAGATTGA
- the LOC124418981 gene encoding uncharacterized protein LOC124418981 yields MRKVFEKSIWCFNPQTVKWTLETNLPESRRDFAVIAVDNETNIACSEMLEEHDKGFYVIGGEGVNGTPLSSVWFYNIKRKIWIKKPSLNMGRYGLAAAMVNNEIWVAGGIINDNTVGICGNGSSHGETINATTATKTTTTHVITDTIEIYNLKCTHDEILANNQTKVFSKVCESSRRCKEEGGGDVESNKEEDEGVVIGDSNINCENLKSRTENAAAAATVNVDCNVGHWIKSKLHLRLPR; encoded by the exons ATGAGAAAA GTTTTTGAGAAATCCATTTGGTGTTTTAACCCTCAAACCGTTAAATGGACTTTAGAAACTAATCTGCCTGAATCGCGTAGAGATTTTGCCGTAATTGCTGTTGATAATGAAACGAACATAGCGTGTAGTGAAATGTTAGAAGAGCATGACAAGGGGTTTTATGTCATTGGTGGTGAGGGGGTTAATGGCACTCCACTTAGTTCAGTGTGGTTTTACAATATCAAACGTAAAATATGGATAAAG AAACCTTCATTGAATATGGGACGTTACGGCTTAGCTGCTGCCATGGTAAATAACGAGATTTGGGTAGCAGGCGGTATAATCAATGACAATACTGTTGGTATTTGTGGCAACGGCAGCAGCCACGGAGAAACTATAAATGCCACAacggcaacaaaaacaacaacaacacatgtAATCACCGATACAATAGagatttacaatttaaaatgtacaCATGATGAAATATTGGCCAATAatcaaacaaaagttttttcaaaagtttgtgAAAGTAGTCGTCGATGTAAAGAAGAAGGAGGCGGTGATGTTGAAAGCAACAAGGAAGAAGATGAAGGAGTAGTTATTGGGGATTCTAAtataaattgtgaaaatttgaaaagtaGAACGGAgaatgctgctgctgctgctactgtcAATGTTGATTGTAATGTAGGCCATTGGATTAAATCTAAGCTGCATTTACGTTTACCCCGGTAA
- the LOC111684568 gene encoding uncharacterized protein LOC111684568, which translates to MDKNTPKSYDESCISTTGTPLSQHYSDTLDNLKYINLNFVDNSESSNPAKEAFLEYQKLQNSSQEQTSFEKPLPNKILPTTLPLNGSDKSKNEKEIIPLQEKTLLEMGYKSNEVEGWENIVQPPKEDLYKLLKNMIEKHIKPSVQIRIGEVTFNCHMMVLQCYSDFFMEFNNEILIQLPEEKITPAAFMMVYDWMLSSQPLVQREGILELFNAANFLRIKELINQCWLCLDDDVRFREDTAFLLYLEARKYGLESLEQLMLMRICKFFLTLVASKEFLTLSCKEVITLLSSNTIGVNSEIEIFMSVVRWLSHNWQEREKYTLELIKCVRFSLMPPWFLVTLNKNTDCLEIDRIIEHPEVKEMINDAITYTTTQFYYGENREEFLHFLERYQLTEPMQRQWVFDKECNYHRRLGCPNMEYVTYKSFLEYLEMIRSIGKDYWRSLEMDNGVEKSMYWFLRNDCRKTTESNLATVFTKKSRDQGIQCANSLKYRKSKDFNKTKSIHNNVGGKKSVHITPRGHRRYMPTVITTSSTTINNDTTTTEAETTVDFKYPPESDDVEQNFHVNVEKQTETILYDDNNQQQQQQQLKTEVNEQQQQQQQQHIIDSYPLKHKISNNIDNDEKIHHQQQQHQLLSKPYHINIKKQQEKTLQLQHNKTNNTDDNKCCTVIYKRDDDDNGSLMADVSGDCYTAQQQQEEHQHQEQQKQCISGDNHDVENMKDIIIVTGCNVNKDLLDYEEKQTTLTFIDDLTRISNHKILVFGGIDPYCLHCQHVQQHHHQHQKQQHHLHQQQSYRLQKQLERLQRKRVLSIDNIIMNTRSHTHYSAHPLQTDTQSYNISAVANKNLENFGDHVLFYDIDAMEWRHLSHIPFGSRHHHAVVVCNGLIYVIGGTRTAWGCTKKSQTTVTAKYRYLK; encoded by the exons atGGACAAAAACACACCAAAG AGCTATGATGAATCTTGTATATCCACTACGGGTACACCTTTATCCCAGCATTATTCAGATACTTTAGATAATCTGAAATAtataaa tttaaattttgtagacAATTCAGAATCTTCTAACCCGGCAAAAGAAGCTTTCTTGGAGtatcaaaaattacaaaatt CCAGCCAGGAACAAACAAGTTTTGAGAAACCTTTacctaataaaattttacccaCAACTTTGCCTTTAAATGGTTCGGATAAgagtaaaaatgaaaaagagaTTATTCCTTTGCAGGAAAAAACTCTCTTAGAAATGGGCTATAAATCGAATGAAGTAGAAGGCTGGGAAAATATTGTACAACCGCCCAAAGAAGATCTTTATAAATTATTGAAGAATATGATAGAGAAACATATCAAACCTAGTGTTCAGATACGCATTGGTGAGGTTACCTTTAATTGTCACATGATGGTGTTGCAATGTTATTCGgatttttttatggaatttaataatgaaattttaatacaattaccGGAGGAAAAAATAACTCCTGCAGCCTTTATGATGGTCTACGATTGGATGTTATCCTCACAGCCCTTAGTACAAAGAGAGGGCATATTGGAATTGTTTAATGCGGCCAATTTTTTACGTATTAAGGaattaattaatcaatgttGGTTATGCCTGGATGATGATGTACGTTTTAGAGAAGATACTGCCTTTTTGTTGTATTTGGAGGCACGTAAATATGGCTTGGAAAGTTTGGAACAATTAATGTTAATGCGTATTTGTAAATTCTTCTTAACGCTGGTCGCCTCCAAGGAATTTTTGACTTTAAGCTGCAAAGAGGTTATTACACTATTAAGTTCAAATACTATAGGGGTGAATTCTGAAATAGAG ataTTCATGTCCGTGGTAAGATGGTTAAGTCACAATTGGCAGGAGCGTGAAAAATACACCTTGGAGTTAATAAAATGTGTGCGTTTCAGTTTAATGCCTCCTTGGTTTTTGGTGACCCTAAACAAAAATACCGATTGCCTGGAAATAGATCGTATAATTGAACATCCTGAAGTTAAAGAAATGATAAATGATGCCATAAc TTACACTACCACCCAATTTTACTATGGTGAAAATCGTGAGGAGTTCTTACACTTTCTTGAACGTTATCAATTAACAGAACCCATGCAACGTCAATGGGTTTTCGATAAGGAATGTAATTATCATCGTCGTCTTGGGTGCCCAAATATGGAGTATGTTACCTATAAAtcatttttggaatatttagaAATGATTCGCTCTATTGGCAAAGATTATTGGCGTTCTTTGGAAATGGATAATGGTGTGGAAAAGTCTATGTATTGGTTTTTACGTAATGATTGTCGTAAAACAACGGAATCAAATCTA GCCACTGTATTTACTAAAAAGAGTCGTGACCAGGGTATACAATGTGCAAATAGTTTGAAATATCGTAAAAGCAAAg atttcaataaaacaaaatcaattcaTAACAATGTTGGTGGTAAAAAATCTGTACATATTACGCCTCGGGGACATCGAAGGTATATGCCAACGGTAATAACAACAAGTAGCACAACAATAAATAATGATACTACTACAACGGAAGCGGAAACAACGGTAGATTTTAAATATCCTCCAGAATCAGATGATGTTGAACAGAATTTTCATGTAAATGTAGAAAAACAAACGGAAACTATATTATATGATGACAAtaatcaacaacagcagcaacaacaactaaaaacgGAAGTAAatgaacaacagcaacaacaacaacaacagcacatCATCGATAGTTATCCCTTAAAGCATAAAATCTCCAATAACATAgataatgatgaaaaaatacatcaccagcaacagcaacatcaaTTGCTGTCAAAACCATAtcacataaacataaaaaaacaacaagaaaaaacactCCAGTTGcaacacaataaaacaaacaacactGACGACAACAAATGTTGTACAGTGATTTATAAACGTGATGACGATGACAACGGTAGTTTAATGGCTGATGTTAGCGGTGATTGTTACACAGCACAGCAACAGCAGGAGGAACATCAACATCaggaacaacaaaaacaatgtatTTCTGGTGATAATCATGATGTCGAAAACATGAaagatattattattgttactgGCTGCAATGTTAATAAGGATTTACTGGATtatgaagaaaaacaaacaactttgaCTTTCATTGATGATTTGACAAG AATTTCAAATCATAAAATACTAGTGTTTGGTGGCATCGATCCTTATTGTTTGCATTGTCAACATGTgcaacagcatcatcatcaacatcagaAGCAGCAGCATCACCTACACCAACAACAATCATACAGATTACAAAAACAACTAGAACGACTACAACGGAAACGTGTACTTTCAATTGATAACATCATCATGAATACTCGTAGTCATACTCACTACTCTGCACATCCGTTGCAAACTGATACACAATCGTACAACATCAGTGCTGTTGCcaataaaaatttggaaaattttggcGACCATGTGTTGTTTTACGATATTGATGCTATGGAATGGCGACATTTATCCCATATACCATTCGGTTCACGTCATCATCATGCAGTTGTTGTTTGCAATGGTCTAATTTATGTTATTGGTGGCACGAGGACAGCATGGGGTTGTACGAAAAAATCG CAAACTACCGTTACTGCAAAATACCGTTACCTAAAGTAG
- the LOC111684571 gene encoding neuferricin homolog, with protein sequence MIAFIKHIFKLQFLLIIVAILAGVYYPEILNILKTYILPFGSDKIEVHYESAEKLKDIKLFTKAELAKFNGENETPIYLSLLGRVYDVSKGSKHYGPGCSYSYFAGRDASVSFITGEFETFVEEEADDVLTLKPSELLSLANWQKFYDSDYVYKGKLIGRFYDDNGEPTKYYHKYLALLEQAQDAKAAGEELRLKYPDCNIEWSKEKGSHVWCTLNSGGKERDWVGYPRKLFQVGSDNFRCACLRKEDLDTTEVMVKPYDNCDTFAHECYYHVD encoded by the coding sequence ATGATAgcatttataaaacatatatttaaactACAATTTCTACTCATCATAGTGGCCATTTTGGCTGGTGTCTATTATCcggaaattttgaatatattaaaaacatatattttgccATTTGGCAGTGATAAAATAGAAGTGCATTATGAAAGTGCCGAAAAACTAAAAGATATTAAACTCTTCACTAAAGCAGAATTGGCCAAGTTTAATGGTGAAAATGAGACTCCAATTTATCTGTCTCTATTGGGTCGAGTTTATGATGTCTCAAAAGGTTCCAAACATTATGGACCTGGTTGTTCGTATAGCTATTTTGCCGGACGAGATGCTTCGGTTTCATTTATAACAGGTGAATTTGAAACATTTGTGGAGGAAGAAGCTGATGATGTCTTAACGCTCAAACCTTCAGAACTGCTGAGTTTAGCTAATTGGCAAAAATTCTATGATAGCGATTATGTGTACAAAGGCAAACTGATAGGACGTTTTTATGATGACAACGGAGAGCCCACTAAAtattatcataaatatttagCTTTATTAGAGCAGGCTCAAGATGCCAAAGCTGCTGGAGAAGAATTAAGACTCAAATATCCCGATTGTAATATTGAATGGTCGAAAGAAAAGGGTTCCCATGTTTGGTGCACTCTTAATAGTGGTGGCAAAGAACGTGATTGGGTGGGTTATCCTCGCAAACTATTTCAAGTTGGTAGTGATAATTTCAGATGTGCTTGTTTGCGTAAAGAAGATTTGGATACAACTGAAGTGATGGTTAAACCATACGATAATTGTGACACCTTTGCTCATGAATGTTATTATCATGTAGATTAG
- the LOC111684567 gene encoding 1-phosphatidylinositol 4,5-bisphosphate phosphodiesterase gamma-1, producing MMNCFSSLSVPTLGEMEQIICMLERGTIVTKLYSKQRRPEQRRLILVRETRQLLWSPVTANTRIEHEGSLELREIKEIRVGKNSKEFRNCPDEAKRFEAGKCFVVLHGSSFKLKTFSVVALSEQEAENWVKGLRYMVQDTVNASYPLQVERWLRREYYAIENSSNQSSKEGGQVTVKDFKTFMGSISCKMTTSKLMDCFSEEDVRRKNDLRFDDFARLYRKLIQPANFLEELFHCPPGKDFAYSKDGEIVTLREFEKFLLQEQREAIARDNNAVSNFMREFLQDIEREVQEPYFTISEFLDYLFSKHNDLWDKQCDRLYMDMKQPMSNYWIASSHNTYLTGDQFSSESSCEAYARALRMGCRCIELDCWNGPDNQPHIFHGHTITSKIKFKDVIKTIKEHAFVTSEYPVILSIEQNCSLEQQRNMAQALIEVFGDMLLTQRCDRSETQLPSPYQLRRKIILKHKKLPEYEDNSSIVSSNSSNSSTLLSSTGSRGSISGPGGEDNDGIRNVLKEGFLYFKDPVDKTWNQYHFVLTQQELIYSSETEDTNSTTGDDEDNAISVSSTNTIMPKVKDSMINDELHFGENWFHGKLEGGRHEADQLLEAYKHLGDGTFLVRESATFVGDYSLSFLRRNRPNHCRIKLKHENGATKYYLVDNFVFDSLYSLIVYYRKNMLRSSEFSITLKEPVPQPKKHESQEWFHPHTTKEQAEQVLIKLDVGSFLVRPSVQNANAFVISFTINRKIKHCRIMQEGRLFVVDTTQFESLVSLVKYYMRNPLYRTVKLMYPVSQELLKQKLLACQVSFDQHGNGGMGDFNDASSYMDPSLEDTVTCKALYSYKADKPDELSFPKHAIITNVQRNNTMWWKGDYGGMKQRHLPANYVKVIDSCSDDYNSFNDETNNEQFSRTDSIEIHGAVASLFESTEPGILLKLQIQTPTMQNSFVVGFDNQEQAYEWFKAIQDAALIANQLATERRKKERSARVAKEMSDLIIYFRSVPFREHSWVFYEMSSFPETKAEKQFLQQNTTLFLAYHRHQISRVYPKGQRLDSSNFNPVPFWNVGSQMIALNYQTGDKAMQLNQAKFRDNAQCGYLLKPKFMLAEGFDPNSPLSISILEEKQVTIRIIAARHLFRAGKCNNPLVVVEIAGASFDTGVKHRTKVCENGFNPVWNESCEFSVRNPYFAILRFEIQDEDMFAETHFIAQACYPLNCIRTGYRSVILRNKFSEELELASLLVYVDIKQPSATETHAVIGF from the exons ATGATGAACTGTTTTAGTTCCTTAAGTGTGCCCACTTTGGGTGAAATGGAACAAATTATTTGCATGCTGGAAAGAGGTACCATTGTTACGAAACTGTATAGTAAACAAAGGCGGCCGGAGCAGAGACGTCTAATATTGGTAAGAGAAACTCGTCAGTTGCTGTGGTCCCCCGTTACAGCTAACACCCGCATAGAACATGAAGGTTCTTTGGAGCTAAGAGAAATCAAAGAAATACGTGTGGGAAAAAATTCCAAAGAATTTCGCAACTGTCCCGATGAAGCTAAACGTTTTGAAGCTGGCAAATGTTTTGTTGTCCTCCATGGCAGTTCTTTCAAACTGAAAACTTTCTCTGTAGTAGCCTTATCAGAACAGGAAGCAGAAAATTGGGTTAAAGGTTTGCGCTATATGGTGCAAGACACTGTAAATGCTTCTTACCCTCTGCAAGTAGAACGTTGGCTTAGACGTGAGTATTATGCTATAGAAAACTCGAGCAACCAGTCTTCCAAGGAGGGAGGCCAAGTGACGGTTAAGGATTTTAAGACATTCATGGGCAGTATTAGCTGCAAAATGACCACTTCCAAGCTAATGGATTGCTTTAGCGAAGAGGATGTAAGGCGTAAAAATGATTTACGTTTTGATGATTTTGCCCGTTTATATAGGAAACTTATACAACCTGCTAATTTCCTAGAAGAACTTTTCCATTGTCCTCCCGGCAAAGATTTTGCCTATTCCAAAGATGGCGAAATAGTTACTCTAAgggaatttgaaaaatttttgctaCAAGAGCAAAGGGAGGCTATTGCAAGAGATAATAATGCTGTTTCCAATTTTATGCGTGAATTTTTACAAGATATAGAACGAGAGGTGCAAGAACCTTATTTCACCATTAGCGAGTTTCTTGATTATCTATTTTCCAAACACAATGATTTGTGGGATAAACAATGCGATCGCCTGTACATGGATATGAAACAGCCCATGTCCAATTATTGGATAGCTTCCTCACACAATACTTATCTAACGGGTGACCAGTTTTCATCGGAATCTTCGTGTGAGGCTTACGCCCGTGCCTTGCGTATGGGTTGTCGATGTATAGAACTGGACTGTTGGAATGGCCCCGACAATCAACCGCATATATTTCATGGTCATACCATCACTTCCAAAATTAAGTTCAAAGATGTTATAAAAACCATTAAGGAACATGCCTTTGTCACCTCTGAGTATCCGGTGATTTTATCTATCGAACAAAACTGCTCCTTAGAACAGCAACGTAATATGGCCCAGGCTTTAATAGAGGTATTTGGTGATATGCTTTTAACACAGCGTTGCGATCGTTCGGAAACCCAACTACCTTCACCCTATCAGCTAAGaagaaaaattatcttaaaacataaaaaattacccGAATATGAAGATAATTCCAGTATTGTGTCTTCCAACTCTTCAAATTCCTCTACTCTCTTGTCTTCCACCGGTAGCCGTGGTTCCATTTCAGGTCCTGGTGGTGAAGACAATGATGGTATACGTAATGTTTTAAAAGAAggatttttatactttaaagaTCCCGTCGATAAGACTTGGAATCAGTATCATTTCGTTTTAACCCAACAGGAGTTAATTTACTCTTCGGAAACTGAAGATACCAATTCAACGACTGGCGATGATGAGGATAATGCTATATCGGTATCATCTACCAACACCATTATGCCTAAAGTTAAGGATAGTATGATTAATGATGAATTGCATTTTGGTGAAAACTGGTTTCATGGAAAATTGGAAG GAGGCCGCCATGAAGCCGATCAACTTTTGGAAGCCTATAAACATCTGGGCGATGGTACTTTTCTGGTACGTGAATCGGCCACATTTGTGGGTGATTACAGTTTATCGTTTTTGCGACGCAATCGTCCCAATCATTGTCGCATCAAATTGAAACATGAAAATGGTGCCACAAAATATTATCTAGTGGACAATTTTGTTTTCGATTCTTTATATTCACTAATCGTTTACTATCGCAAGAACATGTTGCGTAGTTCAGAATTTTCCATTACCCTAAAGGAGCCTGTACCACAACCGAAAAAGCATGAATCTCAAGAATGGTTTCATCCTCATACCACCAAAGAACAAGCCGAACAGGTTTTAATTAAACTTGATGTGGGCTCATTTCTGGTACGTCCCTCCGTACAGAATGCCAATGCTTTTGTTATCTCATTCACCATAAATCGTAAAATTAAACATTGTCGCATTATGCAAGAGGGTCGTTTATTTGTGGTCGATACTACACAATTTGAATCGTTGGTATCTTTGGTCAAGTATTATATGCGTAATCCTTTATACCGCACGGTCAAATTGATGTATCCAGTGTCGCAGGAATTGCTAAAGCAAAAATTGTTAGCCTGTCAGGTTTCTTTTGATCAACATGGCAACGGAGGCATGGGAGACTTTAATGATGCCTCCAGTTATATGGATCCTAGTTTGGAGGATACGGTAACTTGTAAAGCTTTATATAGCTACAAGGCAGACAAACCGGATGAATTGTCTTTCCCTAAACATGCCATAATAACAAATGTACAAAGAAACAATACCATGTGGTGGAAGGGTGACTATGGAGGTATGAAACAAAGACATTTGCCAGCAAATTATGTGAAG gTTATAGATTCTTGCTCAGATGATTACAACAGCTTCAATGATGAAACCAATAATGAACAATTTTCACGCACCGATTCGATAGAAATACATGGAGCCGTCGCCTCTTTATTTGAGTCCACTGAACCGGGCATACTTTTgaaattacaaatacaaacacCCACCATGCAAAACTCTTTTGTAGTGGGTTTTGATAATCAAGAACAGGCCTACGAGTGGTTTAAGGCCATACAAGATGCTGCTTTAATAGCCAATCAATTGGCCAccgaaagaagaaaaaaagaacgtTCTGCCCGTGTAGCCAAGGAAATGTCTGATTTAATTATCTATTTTCGTAGTGTACCCTTTCGTGAACACTCTTGGGTATTTTACGAAATGTCCAGCTTTCCCGAAACCAAGGCCGAGAAACAATTTCTACAACAAAATACCACCTTATTTCTGGCTTATCATCGTCACCAAATTTCACGTGTTTATCCCAAGGGTCAACGTTTGGATTCTTCCAATTTTAATCCAGTACCCTTTTGGAATGTGGGTTCCCAGATGATAGCACTCAACTATCAAACCGGCGATAAAGCCATGCAATTGAATCAAGCCAAATTTAGGGATAATGCCCAATGTGGTTATTTGTTGAAACCCAAATTTATGTTGGCAGAAGGTTTCGACCCCAACAGTCCTTTAAGCATTAGCATCTTGGAAGAGAAACAGGTGACCATACGCATTATAGCAGCTAGACATTTATTCCGGGCCGGTAAATGCAATAATCCCTTGGTAGTGGTTGAAATTGCCGGAGCTTCTTTCGATACGGGTGTCAAACATCGTACAAAAGTATGTGAAAATGGTTTTAATCCAGTTTGGAATGAATCATGTGAATTTTCCGTACGTAATCCATATTTTGCTATCTTACGTTTCGAGATACAAGATGAGGATATGTTTGCCGAGACACATTTCATAGCTCAGGCCTGTTATCCTTTAAATTGTATACGCACTGGTTATCGCAGTGTTATATTACGTAATAAGTTTAGTGAAGAATTAGAATTGGCCTCACTGCTGGTGTATGTAGATATAAAGCAACCATCAGCTACAGAAACTCATGCTGTTATAGGTTTTTAA
- the LOC111684569 gene encoding 27 kDa hemolymph protein, whose protein sequence is MKSALLIGTIFSLLLALQAADLDLSNIDVNDLKNQLPDEFPKTNLTLDDAKTLVKDKCLKVAGEEAGQKAFAEIESSTLTLAECVNNIVNFTAIQEEINLASPTGELDVVFNKYCLKRPEALKCIETFNTKLTPCLDEEERENQDVFMRIIRSLLSFVCHKGGDQIALFIAEKGPECLEAHKEDIQNCINSTFSGYLPEEGIENVKTLPKFIIGAKQCNDMERLETCIVKKLELCEEITPANIVESMFRFIKNETICRSVANTDKHVAGSSGNTLMMNSLNSALLLLFVTALTYFNRKTIV, encoded by the coding sequence ATGAAGTCTGCTTTGTTAATAGGAACAATTTTTAGCCTGCTATTGGCATTGCAGGCGGCAGACCTCGACCTTAGCAATATTGACGTGAATGATTTGAAAAATCAACTGCCCGATGAATTTCCCAAGACCAATCTTACATTGGATGATGCCAAAACTTTAGTTAAGGATAAATGTCTTAAAGTGGCCGGCGAAGAAGCGGGGCAAAAGGCGTTTGCTGAAATTGAAAGCTCCACCTTGACTTTGGCCGAGTGTgttaataatattgttaattttaccGCCATACAAGAGGAAATAAATCTTGCCTCGCCTACAGGAGAATTGGATGTGGTGTTCAATAAGTACTGTTTAAAACGTCCCGAAGCTCTAAAATGCATTGAGACTTTTAATACCAAACTAACACCCTGTCTTGATGAGGAGGAACGTGAAAATCAAGATGTTTTCATGCGCATCATACGCAGTCTTTTGAGTTTTGTTTGCCACAAGGGTGGTGACCAGATTGCTCTGTTCATAGCCGAAAAGGGACCCGAATGTTTGGAAGCACACAAGGAAGATATACAGAATTGTATTAATAGCACTTTTTCCGGTTATCTGCCAGAAGAAGgcattgaaaatgttaaaactttGCCCAAATTCATAATAGGAGCTAAACAATGTAATGATATGGAACGTTTGGAAACCTGCATTGTTAAGAAATTGGAATTATGTGAGGAGATAACACCGGCCAATATTGTTGAGTCCATGTTCCGTTTTATTAAGAATGAAACTATTTGCCGTTCAGTAGCTAATACCGATAAACATGTTGCTGGTAGTTCAGGAAATACTTTAATGATGAATAGTCTTAATTCCGCGCTGTTGCTTTTGTTTGTTACAGCCTTAACATATTTTAATCGTAAAACAATAGTTTAA